DNA sequence from the Malus domestica chromosome 06, GDT2T_hap1 genome:
GAGGAACTGAAGGGAGGAGAAGTTGCAAGTGGGGAAAAAGGGAATTTGTCCCTTGGAAATAGAGATTTTGATAGCAGGAGCATCACACGGTCCGATGCGAAGCGGGTTTTGATCGGTGCAGGAGCTCGTGCGCTGTTTTACCCGACTCTGCTTTACAATGTCATTAGGAATAAGCTTCAGGCTGAGTTTCGGTGGTGGGATAAGGTTGATGAGGTAcaaattcattttattgttctatttttgtatttatgtATTTGTCATGTGTATAGATTGGTTTCACTTGCCATATAGTATATACGTTTAGGTGTTGGGTTTGATTTAGATTCCGAGTTCGATTCGATAGCTCTTACGAGTACTTTATGTCTGTGAACTTATCTCTTATTAATGTAATTCATGAATGGGGTTTATGTGATTCTTTGTGTGCGGTGATGTTAGCTTGGAATTCTTTTCTTCGCTGATAGTTTATGTAATAATGTAGACCCAGTAAATTATCTTCAAACAAAAAATTTTGCTTATGTAAACATGTGGCTTTTTCTTCTGCGAGTGTTTATATGATctattgttgatttttttttttttcgtccgTCTGAATGCTAATAATTTTATTTCCAGTTTGTATTGTTAGGTGCAGTTCCATTCCCTACTGACGTACCTCGCTTAAAGGATGTCGGAGTTGGTGGAGTCATAACACTTAATGAGCCATACGAGACTTTGGTTCCAACATCTCTTTATCATGTTAGTGGTTTTTCTTGTGGTCATGTTACACCCCAGAATCATTCTTGAGATTTGTATTGTGAGAGTTCACTTGCTTTTGGAGATTAGTTGATGCATTTTTCTCTCAGATGAAATGGTGTTGCTGTTTGTGAGgatatcttttgttttttgtatgaCATATTTAATACCTGACAGGTTAACTGGTGTTTTCTGTAATATTGTTATGTATTAATATATGAATTATGTGGATTAAAATTGACTTGGTTCATGTCTGTACTGGACCAAAACTTGGggatttgttttatgtttttcttatACTTTATGTTTGCGGTCTACCCTATTTCCCAGTAGTTTATGTTACCATATTTTTATGTGTTTCTACTAAATTTGTGGCAGTCTCATGGCATTAACCATCTGGTGATTCCTACAAGAGACTACTGCTTTGCACCATCACTTGATGATGCATGTCGTGCTGTAGACTTCATTCATGGTAAGCATTCTTGGAACCTGATTTGATCATCTTGGAAGGCCTTTGATATTGCATGACTTAgctcaaacaaggcatgtttttaAGGCCTTTGATATTGCATGACTTAGCTCAAACAAGGCATGTAtccatgccatattctgttctTGGCTAGATACGGTTGACATGTTAGGAAACTTTTAAAGCTGAATACAATCATCCAGCATAAGTCTAATATGCAAGGGCCCGGGGCGATTGTGAGGCTGTCCTATATTTTTTCAGTGTAAATAAGTTATGATGTATGGTGGTGGTTGTCGAATATTATAGACCATCTAACCTGCCTCGTGTTTTATCAGTCAGAATTTTAGAAACTTAAAAGAGATGATTTTCATTGACTCTTTTTCATTTGGTCATTTTTAAGCTGCTTAGTGGTGTTTGTTGTTGAAATTTACTCTTTAAgggtaaatataaaaaaatcatttgatttatttcatctgtaCTTGTTTAATTTTCATTAAGGACTAGGAGGTTTAGTGTCaagtcattatatatatatatatatatcctggGATCGATCTTGTCATTTTCGTGTAAATGGTTGATTGTAGTCTAGGAtaagattttgttttttctcCTAAGAAGACTTATCTGATATATTTCTTTGTCATTTTGGTTTTTGTCATGAAGAAAATGCATTAAGTGGACAGACAACATATGTTCACTGTAAAGCTGGACGGGGGCGTAGTACGACCATTGTTATCTGTTACCTGGTTAGTACTAGGCTCTGAAATTACCAATAACTCCGAGGATTGCCAGCTTTACtgatctttttttaatttttaattt
Encoded proteins:
- the LOC103417376 gene encoding phosphatidylglycerophosphate phosphatase PTPMT1-like, which produces MYIEELKGGEVASGEKGNLSLGNRDFDSRSITRSDAKRVLIGAGARALFYPTLLYNVIRNKLQAEFRWWDKVDEFVLLGAVPFPTDVPRLKDVGVGGVITLNEPYETLVPTSLYHSHGINHLVIPTRDYCFAPSLDDACRAVDFIHENALSGQTTYVHCKAGRGRSTTIVICYLVHHKQMTPESAYEYLKSIRPRVLLASAQWQAVQDYYYLMVKKAFVYSHMPDLMMTPLQSASSHNLVAFDEGSVVVVTESDLEGYDASFQSGTVGSEIWADLSVVYRVRVAGQAALARISCMWLRFGAHQKMSGENSGRRADRLSGISVDIQVY